CCTTCTTTTAATAAAAGCTTGGACAACTTCGCCAAAGTTTCAATGTGCATTTGGTTTTGTCCTTCAGTTGCAGCAATCATGAAAAATATATAAGTATCTTCTCCATCCAACGCTTCATAATCTACACCATTTGTACTTCTCGCAAACACAATCGCAGGTTTATTCACTGCAGATGTTTTTGCGTGAGGCATAGCAACCCCTTCTCCAAGACCTGTCGAAGATTCCAACTCTCTTTTCATAATTTCAGATCTAAATTTTAGTACGTCGTTAATAATATTGTTTTCGTACAATTTTTCGATCATTTCATCTATAACATCTTTTTTAGTTGTAGATTGAAGATTCATAATCATTAGATCTTTTGAAAGCAAATCTTTAATTTCCATTATTTTCCCCCATATTTATTATTTTTAATTTGCCAAAAATTTCATTTATTTGATTCTTTTCTCCCATATCATATGAGAAAACAGTCGCAGTCGCACTTGCTACAGCCATTTTGAACATATCCTCTTCACTCATTTCGTTCAAATAAGCGTAGATAAATCCAGCAACCATGCTATCTCCTGCGCCGACGCTGTTGATAACTTCGCCCTTTACGATAGGAATGTAAAAAGAATTATTTGCACTCACAAAAATCGCGCCATCACTTCCCAAAGAACATATCACATACTCTGCTTTTGGAATCATAGTCGATTTTATATACGAAATGATTTCTTCTTTTGAATTGAATTTCTCTCCGTAAATTTCTTCTAATTCTGCTTGGTTAGGCTTTAGCAACAAAGGATGATAATCCAAGCTTTTCAATAAAACATCCCCTGTAGTATCCAAAGTAAATCTAGTATTTGGCGATAATTTTTTTATCATCTCAATGTAGATATCCTTGTCCATATTCGCTGCAACAGATCCAGAAAAAGATACGATTCCGCCATCAATTCCAGAAAGTTTTTCATAGAAATCTTCCAATTCATCTTGTGAGATGTCAGGCCCTGGTGCATTAACTTCTGTTTCAGAATCCATTTTTAGTTTTACATTAATTCTGTTGTTTCCTTTTATTTTTGTAAAATCGTGAAGAATTCCAAGCTCATCTAATAATTTTTCGATGTAGTCCCCTGTGAATCCTCCCAAAAAACCAATATTTTTGGATTTCACATCCAAATTATGTAGCAATTTGCTAACCATAATTCCTTTTCCACCGGCGTAAAGCTCCGTTACTTTCGCCCTATTTGTTTCTCCATTTTGAAAATCATCCAATCGCATTATGTAATCAATCGATGGATTTAATGTCACTGTATATATCATATAATCACCATACTATATATACCCATTTGACACATTATTAAAAAGATAAGACAATATATTTGGTGATAAAATGAAATACGTAAAAAATGTTACAAAAATCGGAAAATTAGGCAAATTTAATAACGTAATTTTGGTTAGCAAATCTCCAAGAAGAAATGAATTATTGAAAAATATCTGTGATTTTGAAAGCATTTCGACAGATATTGATGAGAGAAAAATCGAAGAATTGGCCTATGAAAAATACAAAGACAGAGATTTACTCGAAAAGCTCGCTCTTGTTTGCTGTGAAATATCCAAATCAAAGATTCTTCCATTAGAATTAAAAGAAAACACGCTCTACATTTCTTCTGATACAATCGTAATTAACGACGGGAAAATTTTGAACAAGCCAAAAGACTATGATGAAGCATTGGACATGTTAACATCATATCTTGGAAAAGTTCACAAAGTTGTGACATCTGTTTGTTTGAAATCAAAAAACTATGAAGAAATATTCTACACTTTTAGTAACGTAAAATTCTCAGAAAAAACAGACAAAAATATCCAATTACTAAAAGATTACATCGACGAAGGCACAGTTTACGACAAAGCTGGTGCGTACGGAATTCAGGATTTGAATCCAGTTCTTATAGAATACATCGAAGGTGATTTGAACACTATAATTGGCCTTCCAGTTAGTGAAATTAATAAAAGAATTAGCGATAAATAAAGGAGACAAATATGCAAAATGTTTTAATTAGCGCTTGTTTATTGGGAGTTGATTGCAAATACAATGGTTCCAATAACAAATTAGACGATGAAATTATTCATTCACTCAAAGACAAATACAATTTGATTCCAGTGTGTCCAGAAATTATGGGAGGATTACCAACGCCAAGAAATCCTGTTGAGATTAAGGATGGAAAAGTTTTTGATTATGATGGAGAAGAATTCACAGAAGAATTTGAAAAAGGAAGCGACGAAGTGGTGAAATTAGCAAAATTATACAACCCTACAATCGCCATTTTAAAAGAAAATTCTCCATCTTGTGGATCCAATTATATTTACGATGGAACTTTCAATAACAAAAAAATTAAAGGAATGGGAATTGCTGCACGAAAACTTTCAGAAGAATATGTGAGATTATTCAACGAAGAAAATATAAAAATATTACTGTAAAATATAAAAATATTACTATTTGTTTGATTTTTTTAATTTGATAATCATTTTTAGTTGACAATTAGAAATAACGTAGTATAATGATAATAGATATCAATTTATATCAAACAAACCCCTTGTAAGATAAAATTGTACTTAAGAAATCGCGGCTCCCCCTAAAGCCGTGATTTTTTTTCATGAAAAAAGCTATGCAAAGTTTTTGCATAGCTTTTGTTTTATATTAGTCCAAGTGCGAATTGCATTGCAATTGAAACTATAGTTATCCCAATCCAGCAACAAAATCCAAGTAAGATTGGTTTGCCGCCTGTTTTTATTAATTTTACAATATCTGTTTTAAATCCAATTGCAGCCATTGCCATTACTATGAAAAACTTCGACAATTCTTTTAATGGATTGAAAACTTTCGCATCTACTCCCATTTTCAAAGCAACTGTAGTTATAATACTTGCAAGAACGAAATACAAAATAAACATAGGAAATATTTTTTTAAGTTCAACTTTTTCTGATTGTTCTTGTTTTTTAGTTCTCAAATACGACAACACCAAAGTGATTGGAATAATCGCCAATGTTCTAGTCAATTTTACAGTAACAGCTTTGTCCAATGTTTGTGTTCCCAAATTATATAATCCATCCCAAGTTGCAGCGGCTGCCGTTACCGATGATGTATCATTTACCGCAGTTCCTGCAAAAATTCCGAATGCTTCTCCCGAATGAGTTGAAAATCCAATAACACTTCCCAATAACGGAAATATCAACGCAGCGATTACATTGAAGAAAAATATTACAGAAATTGCTTGTGCAACATCTTCATCATCAGCTTCTATTACTGGAGCAGTCGCTGCAATTGCAGATCCACCGCAAATCGATGATCCAACTCCTACTAATATTGCAATGTTTTTTGCAATATTCATTTTCTTTGCAAGTACATAAGAAATTATTAAAGATGTGGAAATAGTTAGTACGATTATTGGCAATGATTGTTTTCCAGTCTCCATAACAACTGCCAAATTCATACCAAATCCAAGTAAAATTACTGCATATTGCAATATTTTTTTCGATGCAAATTTCATTCCGACTTCAAATTGTGATTTGTCTTTAATAATATATCCCATTACAATTCCAACCAAAATCGCTAGAACTGCACCACCAATTACAGGGAATTTCTTCCCTAATAAGTGGCAAGGAATTGCTATTAAAAGACACAGTATTAATCCTTTATAATGTTTCTTTAACCAATTCATAATTCCTCCAAAAATTTAATTACCTATATATTTTAACTCAAAAAATATTAATGTAAAGTTTCACAAAAAAACACCACGATAAATAATTTACCGTGATGTTCGTATTTATTCTTGAACTAACAAATAGTCGCTGTCGATATTTTTCACATATAACACTTCGTCAAATTTTTCTTTGATAAATGGATGAATGTTCTTTGCGCAGTAGATTGATCCATTGAATCTCAAAATAAAATCTTCCAACAAAATATTGCCAGTATTTTCGTCCAAATTCTCAAACAAATTAACTACCATGTTGAATTCAGAATCTTGATTGATTATTCTCTTGTATCTGATCAAATTCTTGTCTCTATCACTGTATTCAGAATATCTTTGTTTTGAAGTCAATTCTTCATCAAATATTTTTAACAATGGAGGAATTTTCTTATCTGGAAAAGAATTGAACAATGTGACATTGTTTCTGAAATCAGTGTCGAAAATATAACTTTCATCGTAAGTTACAAGCATATTAGAAGACAAATCAAACTCTTCTATAGGCTCATTGTTTACCAAAATCATTCCGCTTTGTGGAGACAACGTCTGAATAAATGATTTTGCTAGTAAGTTTACAACTTCGTCATTATCGCAAATAATTAAGTATTTTTTGTCAGTGTAAAATGTGTAGTTGATTTTAACTTTAACATTTGAAGAATATAATTTTACATCTCTGAACTCAATGTCTTTTATATGGTCTACAATTTTATCTGGTTTTTCTTGATTTCCGAAAATTTCTTCCATTTCAAAAACTTTTTGTTCAGATTGCACAATCATCGAACGTTCTTTTACGATTTTTTTAATCATATGGTGAAGCAACATGATTGAACTGATAAGAATTATAACTTCACCAGTTTTGATGTTTGGTTGTTTAATAATGTAAATCAAACTGATTATAAAATACACTCCGATAAATAATAATTTTAGGTTGTATTTTGTTAGTTCTTCCTTGTCAAGTTCGATAACTTTTTCTGATATGTCTTCAATTAATTTACTGTGAACAACTTCAAGTGCTTTGTTAGCCTTTGAGTTGATTACTTTCTTGGAGTTAAGCATATCATCAAGAAAATACACGTATCTTTTTCTCAAATTCGATGTATTTGTTTTCTTTTCTAAAATTGATTTGTCGATTCTCACATTAATTAAACTGAAAATCAACACTCCCACAGTTATAATTGACACTGGAATGAATGACACGCAATATCCTGCTGTTATAAAGACTACAGCCAATAAAATTGCGTCAGATATCAACTCCAATGTCGGAATAACGTAATATTCCTTTAAGTAAAGTGATGTCGATGTTATGTCGTTCGAAAAAGTTTTTTCTTTTTGTTGTATTTCGTAAAAGTTTTGTGAGATTACGTTGTGAAACAAATCTTGTTTAAATCCTTCTACAAACAAAAGTCCCATGTTGTAAATCGTTCTGTCCTTGAGATAATTTATTCCTGCGAACAAAATCAACGACGCACTAATTACAATCAGTGTGAATGTCTTGTTTTGAACTTCAAATAATCTTTTAGTAAATACAATCGCTACCGCTAAAAAACACGACAACAAAATTGTCAGTAAAATTTGCATCAGCAAATTGATTTTCTCTCTAAAAATGTACTTATTCATATATTCCCTCATATAATACAAAATAGAGCTTGCGCCCTATTTTGCATTACTCATTTTCTTTTTGTTCTAATGATTTAAATACATTGCCTGCATTGTAAGAACTTCTTACAAATGGGCCGCTTTCTACGTGTTTGATTCCGATTGATTCTCCGTATTTTTTGTATTCTTCGAATTCTTCCGGAGTAACATATCTGTCCAACTCTGCATGTTCTAATGTTGGCATCAAATATTGTCCAATTGTAACTATATCGACTTTTAATTCGTTCAACTTATCTAACATTTGATGAACTTCTTCGTTTGTTTCGCCAAGTCCAACCATAAATCCAGACTTAGTTACAAGTCCTTTTTCTTTTGCGTATCTTAAAACTTCGAACGAATTGTCCAAGTTACCTTGTGGTCTCATTTCTTTGAAGATAGAACGAACTGTTTCAACATTGTGATTTAATACATCTGGTCTTTCATCAAAAACAATATCCAACAATTCATGCTTTGCGTGCATATCAGGAATTAAAACTTCAACCAATGTTCCTTCGTTGTATTTTCTAATTTCCTTGATAACATTTTTGAATTGAGTTGCACCTTCATCTTTCAAATCATCTCTGTCAACCGAAGTAATAACTGCGTATTTCAAACCTAGTTTTTGCACAACTTTTGCAACATTTTCAGGTTCTTTTTCATCAACAGCTCTTCCTCTTCCAGTAGTTACGTTGCAATATCTACAGTTTCTAGTACAAATATCTCCTAAAATCATAAATGTAGCTGTACGTGATTCGTAGCATTTCATTCTGTTAGGACAATTTGCTTCCTTACAAACTGTGTTCAATTCAAATCCATCTACTAAACTTTCTACTTCGTGAAGGTTTTGGCTACCTTCTATCTTTACTCTCATCCATTTTGGTTTTCTAATCAAATATATCACCTAAAAACACTTTCTCATCCATTCCCACAATGTATTCACCGATATTTACATCGTTCAAAACATTGTGGAAACCATCTATTGTCATAGCCTTTCCAACAAACATATCGCAAAATTCTGAAATATCTTTGTTTGAAAAGAAATCCCCTTCTATTTTGAAACTATCGATCAAATTATCCTTGATGTTGTAGCTGTATTCCACAACTCCAAACTTGTGCTTTCTTTGATAATTTGCAGTAGTTTCTCCTTTTGAATAAATAAAATCTTCATTTTTAAATAAATCAATGTATTTATTCACTTCTTCTTTTTCAGAATCGTTAAGCACGTATTCTTCTAAGTTATTATCTTCAATGATTCCGTTTTTAATTTTATTGAAAAACTCATCGTATTCCATATCAATCATATCATTAATAGTTGTGATTCTGGATTCTACCGATTTGATGGCTTTTCCTTCGAATTTTATTTTTTGCGGAGTAAGTGAATTCATCATCTTTTCGACACCAATATCGAAAAGAATTGTACCATGATGAACAACCATGCTGTTTTTCATATATTGTGCGTTACCACTTATTTTCTTACCATCAATCAAAATATCATTTCTACCGCTGAATTCTGGATTAAGTCCCATTTTTTTCATTTGATTGATAATCATATTGGCAAAATGTTTGAAGTCATTTGCGTAGTTTTGACTTTCAATGAAAGTGTATTGCATGTTTTTTTCATCAGTATATATGCAGCCACCGCCAGACAATCTACGAACTAGATTAATTCCATTTTCTTCTGCGTATTTTAAGTTAATTTCTCTGTAAATGTTCTGATTTTTGCCTAGTAAGATTGAATCCTTATTTCTCCACAAAATGAACACAGGAATGTTGTGCTTTGCGAAAAAATATTCCACCGCAAAATTATAATACGGATCTACGCTGTCATTATTAAAATAATATTTCATTTATCTCCTTTAAATATCGTATAAATTTAAACCTGTTTCAGAATCTTTGAATCTATCAACTTTTTCGTCTATTTTATTAATTATGATTTCACAAGTTGCCGATATGATAGCCTCGTTCAAATGTCCTCCGTGAACATTCAAATTCTCATCTGCAAATGTAATGTGCATGTGCAAATAAGGTTTGTCATTCATAGTAGAGATATTTCCAAGGATGCTCGTGATTTCCATCTCACCTGTGAAATTTTTCTTAGTGTATTCTTGTTTTTCAACACTGTATAATCCCACAGTTATATTATCGCTAGCACCAATACCAGAAATAGAACCATTTTTTAGTTGAAGTTTTTCAACTAATTCGAATAATTTTTCTACAACGTCTTCGCCCTTTTCAATTCGGACTAAAACATTATCATAATATTCTCTATATTTCAAATCATTAACCTCCTGTAAAGTTCATACAATCTAATTATACATTTAATTTCTTTTTGTTTCAATTTATAAATCGCACGTTTGATTTCATTTTCCCGAAAATAAAATTTTATACTATAATAGAAGTAGCAATTAAAAGGTGGATAATATGAAAACAAAACAAGATACAAAAACAATTGTAAAATTCAGAGCAAACGGTGATATGGGAAATTTTTATGGGCTTCTTCACGGAGGAGAATTGTTCAAAATGATGGACACAATCGCAGGTGTATGTACGAGAAGATTTTGTTCCAATAAAACATTGACCAAGGCCGTAAATAATCTTACATT
This Finegoldia magna ATCC 53516 DNA region includes the following protein-coding sequences:
- a CDS encoding PPC domain-containing DNA-binding protein, whose protein sequence is MKYREYYDNVLVRIEKGEDVVEKLFELVEKLQLKNGSISGIGASDNITVGLYSVEKQEYTKKNFTGEMEITSILGNISTMNDKPYLHMHITFADENLNVHGGHLNEAIISATCEIIINKIDEKVDRFKDSETGLNLYDI
- the pfkB gene encoding 1-phosphofructokinase, which codes for MIYTVTLNPSIDYIMRLDDFQNGETNRAKVTELYAGGKGIMVSKLLHNLDVKSKNIGFLGGFTGDYIEKLLDELGILHDFTKIKGNNRINVKLKMDSETEVNAPGPDISQDELEDFYEKLSGIDGGIVSFSGSVAANMDKDIYIEMIKKLSPNTRFTLDTTGDVLLKSLDYHPLLLKPNQAELEEIYGEKFNSKEEIISYIKSTMIPKAEYVICSLGSDGAIFVSANNSFYIPIVKGEVINSVGAGDSMVAGFIYAYLNEMSEEDMFKMAVASATATVFSYDMGEKNQINEIFGKLKIINMGENNGN
- the lipA gene encoding lipoyl synthase gives rise to the protein MIRKPKWMRVKIEGSQNLHEVESLVDGFELNTVCKEANCPNRMKCYESRTATFMILGDICTRNCRYCNVTTGRGRAVDEKEPENVAKVVQKLGLKYAVITSVDRDDLKDEGATQFKNVIKEIRKYNEGTLVEVLIPDMHAKHELLDIVFDERPDVLNHNVETVRSIFKEMRPQGNLDNSFEVLRYAKEKGLVTKSGFMVGLGETNEEVHQMLDKLNELKVDIVTIGQYLMPTLEHAELDRYVTPEEFEEYKKYGESIGIKHVESGPFVRSSYNAGNVFKSLEQKENE
- a CDS encoding DUF523 domain-containing protein gives rise to the protein MQNVLISACLLGVDCKYNGSNNKLDDEIIHSLKDKYNLIPVCPEIMGGLPTPRNPVEIKDGKVFDYDGEEFTEEFEKGSDEVVKLAKLYNPTIAILKENSPSCGSNYIYDGTFNNKKIKGMGIAARKLSEEYVRLFNEENIKILL
- a CDS encoding lipoate--protein ligase, whose protein sequence is MKYYFNNDSVDPYYNFAVEYFFAKHNIPVFILWRNKDSILLGKNQNIYREINLKYAEENGINLVRRLSGGGCIYTDEKNMQYTFIESQNYANDFKHFANMIINQMKKMGLNPEFSGRNDILIDGKKISGNAQYMKNSMVVHHGTILFDIGVEKMMNSLTPQKIKFEGKAIKSVESRITTINDMIDMEYDEFFNKIKNGIIEDNNLEEYVLNDSEKEEVNKYIDLFKNEDFIYSKGETTANYQRKHKFGVVEYSYNIKDNLIDSFKIEGDFFSNKDISEFCDMFVGKAMTIDGFHNVLNDVNIGEYIVGMDEKVFLGDIFD
- a CDS encoding YeiH family protein, giving the protein MNWLKKHYKGLILCLLIAIPCHLLGKKFPVIGGAVLAILVGIVMGYIIKDKSQFEVGMKFASKKILQYAVILLGFGMNLAVVMETGKQSLPIIVLTISTSLIISYVLAKKMNIAKNIAILVGVGSSICGGSAIAATAPVIEADDEDVAQAISVIFFFNVIAALIFPLLGSVIGFSTHSGEAFGIFAGTAVNDTSSVTAAAATWDGLYNLGTQTLDKAVTVKLTRTLAIIPITLVLSYLRTKKQEQSEKVELKKIFPMFILYFVLASIITTVALKMGVDAKVFNPLKELSKFFIVMAMAAIGFKTDIVKLIKTGGKPILLGFCCWIGITIVSIAMQFALGLI
- a CDS encoding Maf family protein, producing MKYVKNVTKIGKLGKFNNVILVSKSPRRNELLKNICDFESISTDIDERKIEELAYEKYKDRDLLEKLALVCCEISKSKILPLELKENTLYISSDTIVINDGKILNKPKDYDEALDMLTSYLGKVHKVVTSVCLKSKNYEEIFYTFSNVKFSEKTDKNIQLLKDYIDEGTVYDKAGAYGIQDLNPVLIEYIEGDLNTIIGLPVSEINKRISDK
- a CDS encoding ABC transporter ATP-binding protein/permease; translation: MNKYIFREKINLLMQILLTILLSCFLAVAIVFTKRLFEVQNKTFTLIVISASLILFAGINYLKDRTIYNMGLLFVEGFKQDLFHNVISQNFYEIQQKEKTFSNDITSTSLYLKEYYVIPTLELISDAILLAVVFITAGYCVSFIPVSIITVGVLIFSLINVRIDKSILEKKTNTSNLRKRYVYFLDDMLNSKKVINSKANKALEVVHSKLIEDISEKVIELDKEELTKYNLKLLFIGVYFIISLIYIIKQPNIKTGEVIILISSIMLLHHMIKKIVKERSMIVQSEQKVFEMEEIFGNQEKPDKIVDHIKDIEFRDVKLYSSNVKVKINYTFYTDKKYLIICDNDEVVNLLAKSFIQTLSPQSGMILVNNEPIEEFDLSSNMLVTYDESYIFDTDFRNNVTLFNSFPDKKIPPLLKIFDEELTSKQRYSEYSDRDKNLIRYKRIINQDSEFNMVVNLFENLDENTGNILLEDFILRFNGSIYCAKNIHPFIKEKFDEVLYVKNIDSDYLLVQE